The window CTACAACAGGTATAGTGCTGTCAATTGAAAAAAGAGCTGTCAGAATTCCCGAACCGATACCGGTAATAAAATAGTACCCTAAGAATTCCCTTCTCCCCCAGTATCTCTCTATCTCACTGCCGAACATCCAGAGAACAACCATGTTTATTAAAAGATGCCACAGCCCGCCGTGTAAAAACAAATACGTAACAGGTTGCCAGATGTAAAAATTGTTCCAGATCAGACTCGGGACAAGCCCGAGATAATTGTTGAATAACTGTTCTAAGCCAAGCAGGGATTCCAGAAAAAAAATCGAGACATTGGCAATTATGAGCAATTTGATCGCCGATGATGCTCCCTTGCCGAAATACATGACCCTGTCAGTGTAGCCGTAATCCATCTGTTATGTCGTCCTAATCATGCATGCATCCAACTGGTTCTTAATCAAAAGATAGTAATTATCTGTTAACCCGCAACAGGGAAGAAATATTAATATTGACCGGGTAAATATCTCTATATAAGATTTTCTACAAAGCTAAGTGCTTTTGCTCTTTTCATCCCCTCAACATGATACTTAAAATATTCCGAAAAGAATCTGTTTATTTTTCTGAACGTACCTCTCGTAAAACCGCCGACGCCTATGTCGGGAAGTTCGGCTGTTTCAAGATTTTCAAAAATTCTTAACGCCTCTCCTTTTAGTCTTGACTGAGTCTTCACTCCTTCGGGGTTATGAACGTCGATTTCGAATCCGATCATCTTAAGGAGCTGAATTTCGAAGTACCACAACAGTGCCACGTCCTGCTTCTCACTATTTAAAGCAGAGAGCGTGTTTACAAGGAGTCCGTAAACATCCTCGTTGGGTTCGACTTCTGTTAAAGTCGAGTCCACAAGATTCAGTATTGCCATGGCGACAGCCGATTTTCTGAGGTTCTCAATTATCGAGCTGTTGGATTGAATAATCTCAATTTCGGATAAGAGTTGAAGGTCGCGGCTGTCTTTATGGTAATAAACAATCGAAGCATAGGTAGCCGGTTCTAATGCCCCGACAAATTTACTCTTCGGGTTTCGAGCGCCTTTAGCGATAAGACTTATTTTACCCTGATCTTTTGTGTAGAAGGTCAGTATCAGACTCGTTTCGCTGTACTTGATCCTTCGGAGAACTACACCTTCAGATTTCAGTATCGGCACTAATTCTCCGTTTCGGCAGGTGGGACACCGTAGGCGGCAGGGTACCTTCGCCACAGCGCAGAATTTGCTTCTGAAGGTTTGAGCCACGACGCCCGCCACATATACCAGGTAACGAGGATAATTACCACTGATGAGATCAAGCTGCCCTCGGCTCCGAATTCACCGCCGCTGAGCAGTTCGGGACCCTGAGGGACCGACACCATAAAACTGTTTTGAATATCTATGCCGCTTACGTTCATCCCCCAGAGCGGACCCTGCGTCCAGTTCCACGCCATATGCAGCCCTGTAGGCAGCCAGAGTGAGCGGGTCTTTATATAAGCAATACTCAGCATTACTCCCGCTAAGAAGATATTCAAGGCTCCTCCCGCCGAAAAATTCGGGTTGAACATGTGTATAATAGAGAAAATCAGACTTAAAACAACAACGGCTACCAGCACATTCGATCCTTCGATGAATGCCTGAAACGGATATCCACGCAGCATGAGCTCTTCTAAAAGGCCCGCAAACGCAAACAAGATAATGAAACTGAGCAATGTAATTCCGAGCTCGATACCCCGCGCTCCGGCTGTTACCTCAATAAG is drawn from Candidatus Neomarinimicrobiota bacterium and contains these coding sequences:
- the recO gene encoding DNA repair protein RecO produces the protein MPILKSEGVVLRRIKYSETSLILTFYTKDQGKISLIAKGARNPKSKFVGALEPATYASIVYYHKDSRDLQLLSEIEIIQSNSSIIENLRKSAVAMAILNLVDSTLTEVEPNEDVYGLLVNTLSALNSEKQDVALLWYFEIQLLKMIGFEIDVHNPEGVKTQSRLKGEALRIFENLETAELPDIGVGGFTRGTFRKINRFFSEYFKYHVEGMKRAKALSFVENLI
- a CDS encoding CPBP family intramembrane metalloprotease: MNEELEQRPGESEEENGTTTEDSSGEDIAELETPGKLKQTFVNRFGHIRAGWRMVIYVIITALLSFPAKYLHGFFKPYFSGDGGFHSPIMIVQYAILTSVFMLSAYIVLKWIDKRPFKTLGLWFSPGWFKEFSIGLGIGFGLLTTLFLIFWITGLIEVTAGARGIELGITLLSFIILFAFAGLLEELMLRGYPFQAFIEGSNVLVAVVVLSLIFSIIHMFNPNFSAGGALNIFLAGVMLSIAYIKTRSLWLPTGLHMAWNWTQGPLWGMNVSGIDIQNSFMVSVPQGPELLSGGEFGAEGSLISSVVIILVTWYMWRASWLKPSEANSALWRRYPAAYGVPPAETEN